The Thalassotalea sp. HSM 43 genome window below encodes:
- a CDS encoding DUF6482 family protein has protein sequence MDLTIKSFEGNIYLITENGAIVTGKDNNPLRFDSISEIKEYYRGNMPDRVSLEQHTPYDEMCGLQSSTEPLTLRLQW, from the coding sequence ATGGATTTAACCATCAAGTCATTTGAAGGCAACATTTACCTGATTACTGAAAATGGAGCTATTGTCACCGGCAAAGACAATAACCCACTTCGTTTTGATTCTATCAGCGAAATAAAAGAGTATTACCGCGGCAACATGCCAGACAGGGTTTCGTTAGAGCAGCACACCCCATATGATGAAATGTGCGGATTGCAATCAAGCACAGAACCTTTAACTCTGCGGCTACAATGGTAG
- the cobO gene encoding cob(I)yrinic acid a,c-diamide adenosyltransferase, which produces MSNNAQSQQQKHQQRQAKLKEQVDERIAKATIEKGLVLVITGNGKGKSTSGFGTVARAVGHGLSASVVQFIKGGWECGERNLLQQHGVDFHVMATGFTWETQNKEQDTQAAQATWLAAKKLLADDSIDMVLLDEITYMISYHYIDIDEVIEAIEQRPVNQHVIITGRNCHRRLIDLADTVSEVQSVKHAFDNGIKAQAGLDW; this is translated from the coding sequence ATGAGCAATAATGCCCAATCGCAACAACAAAAACATCAGCAACGCCAAGCAAAACTAAAAGAGCAAGTTGATGAGCGTATCGCCAAAGCCACCATCGAAAAAGGCCTAGTGCTGGTGATAACCGGTAATGGTAAAGGCAAATCTACCTCAGGGTTTGGCACCGTCGCTCGTGCCGTTGGCCATGGTTTAAGCGCCAGTGTTGTGCAATTTATCAAAGGTGGATGGGAATGTGGCGAACGCAATTTACTGCAACAACACGGCGTTGATTTTCATGTTATGGCAACCGGCTTTACCTGGGAAACGCAAAATAAAGAGCAAGATACGCAAGCGGCACAAGCAACCTGGTTAGCAGCGAAAAAGCTGCTCGCAGACGACAGTATCGACATGGTTTTGCTCGATGAAATCACCTACATGATCAGCTATCACTACATTGATATTGACGAGGTGATTGAAGCCATTGAACAACGTCCTGTTAACCAGCATGTGATCATCACCGGTCGCAACTGTCACAGACGCTTAATCGACTTGGCCGATACCGTCTCGGAAGTTCAGTCAGTCAAGCACGCCTTTGATAATGGCATCAAGGCGCAAGCTGGCTTGGATTGGTAA
- the ltaE gene encoding low-specificity L-threonine aldolase, producing the protein MIDFRSDTVTRPTDAMKQAMTSAELGDDVYSDDPTVNAFEQRIAKMAGFEAAMVVNSGTQSNLCALLAHCARGEEYITGQGYHTYLYEAGGAAVLGSVVPQTVVEQPSGELAFDDIKAVLKDDDQHFAMSKLLSLENTHCGKIIPLSYFQQAREFANDHGLSIHLDGARIFNALTELNIELSDICQYVDSISICFSKGLGTPMGSVLCGSKELIARARRIRKMVGGGTRQAGMIAAAMDYALDNHVTRLKDDHNNAKKLASLLAQIDGLSPRPLQTNMLYVDVEPSINDELLCQLLKAEGILISPRSPLRIVTHLDISEADIVYTADAIKDCLALMQATTA; encoded by the coding sequence ATGATAGATTTTCGTTCTGATACGGTAACCCGCCCTACCGACGCCATGAAACAGGCAATGACCAGCGCAGAATTGGGGGATGATGTTTATTCTGATGACCCAACGGTTAATGCTTTCGAGCAACGTATTGCCAAAATGGCCGGCTTTGAAGCGGCGATGGTGGTGAATTCAGGTACGCAATCCAATTTATGTGCGCTACTTGCTCACTGTGCCCGCGGTGAAGAGTACATCACAGGTCAAGGCTACCATACCTATCTCTATGAAGCCGGCGGCGCAGCCGTACTTGGCTCAGTCGTTCCTCAAACCGTTGTTGAACAACCAAGTGGTGAATTAGCCTTTGACGATATCAAGGCCGTTCTAAAAGACGATGACCAGCATTTCGCGATGAGCAAATTGCTGAGCTTAGAGAATACCCATTGCGGCAAGATCATCCCGCTGTCATATTTTCAACAGGCTCGTGAATTTGCCAACGATCATGGTTTGAGTATTCACCTAGACGGTGCACGTATCTTTAATGCCCTAACCGAGCTTAATATTGAACTGAGCGACATTTGCCAATATGTTGATTCGATCTCAATTTGCTTTTCTAAAGGCTTAGGGACACCAATGGGCTCGGTATTATGTGGCAGCAAAGAATTGATTGCCCGTGCCCGCCGTATTCGCAAAATGGTCGGTGGCGGCACTCGTCAAGCGGGTATGATAGCGGCAGCCATGGATTATGCCTTAGACAACCATGTCACTCGCCTAAAAGATGACCATAACAACGCCAAAAAATTGGCCAGTTTGTTAGCCCAGATTGATGGCTTATCACCACGTCCATTACAAACCAATATGCTCTATGTCGATGTTGAGCCGTCCATCAATGACGAATTGCTGTGTCAGTTATTGAAAGCGGAAGGTATTTTGATATCGCCGCGCAGCCCATTGCGTATTGTCACCCATTTAGACATCAGTGAAGCCGACATTGTCTATACCGCAGACGCGATTAAAGATTGTTTGGCACTGATGCAAGCGACGACAGCATAA
- a CDS encoding GNAT family N-acetyltransferase, whose translation MSNSRVANTEIASNKIVSAAKSDKKHIKRFYKTQCYSAGFLGDDVCYLLKDDTEQIIASVLVSFASSTPFLHGLVVASHYQHRGIANRLLQHCRAHHQHLICFAVTRLKALYLQNGFRQLNTADIDAKLLARYKAYQAKQVTLAIYGAS comes from the coding sequence ATGAGTAATTCAAGGGTAGCTAATACAGAAATAGCTAGCAATAAAATAGTTAGCGCAGCCAAATCTGATAAGAAACACATCAAACGGTTTTATAAAACACAATGCTATTCGGCAGGATTTCTTGGTGACGATGTGTGTTATCTACTTAAAGATGACACTGAACAAATCATTGCCTCTGTGCTGGTCTCCTTTGCCAGCAGCACACCGTTTTTGCATGGCCTCGTGGTTGCTAGCCATTATCAGCATCGCGGCATCGCCAATCGATTATTGCAACACTGTCGAGCGCATCACCAGCACCTAATCTGCTTTGCCGTGACCCGTCTTAAAGCCCTTTACCTGCAAAATGGTTTTCGTCAGCTAAACACAGCCGATATCGATGCCAAATTGTTAGCGCGTTATAAAGCCTATCAAGCTAAACAGGTCACTCTTGCTATCTATGGCGCAAGCTAA
- a CDS encoding SDR family NAD(P)-dependent oxidoreductase, translated as MSLTKYAILIGASSTIAQAMGKQLLASESVHLILISSKQNPANEPRDTRVTPLICDYSPTDIERVLSDCDRVIDSKWQQVTQVFIFNGVLHSQQVMPEKRIEDVNASQLASMYHTNTITPFMFVSAVISRLDKQCCCRITVFSARVGSIEDNRLGGWYGYRSSKAALNMLLKTATIELKRRAKDCKIVAFHPGTTDTPLSKPFQKNVPQGKLFSPEFVARSCLQVTEALENDGELSYVDWQGKEIAF; from the coding sequence ATGAGTTTAACGAAATACGCCATTTTAATTGGCGCTTCATCGACTATTGCGCAAGCGATGGGCAAACAACTGCTGGCGTCAGAGTCGGTACATTTAATATTAATTAGTTCAAAGCAAAATCCCGCAAACGAGCCACGAGATACACGAGTGACACCGCTTATATGTGATTATTCGCCAACAGATATTGAACGGGTGCTCAGCGATTGTGATCGCGTAATTGATAGCAAGTGGCAACAGGTGACACAGGTGTTTATCTTTAATGGCGTATTGCACAGCCAACAGGTGATGCCTGAAAAGCGCATTGAAGACGTTAATGCCAGCCAATTAGCCAGCATGTACCATACCAATACCATTACCCCTTTTATGTTCGTATCGGCTGTTATCAGCCGCTTAGACAAGCAATGTTGTTGTCGCATCACGGTGTTCTCGGCACGAGTCGGCAGTATCGAAGATAATCGTTTGGGCGGTTGGTATGGTTATCGCAGCTCAAAAGCAGCGTTAAACATGCTGCTAAAAACCGCAACTATTGAGCTGAAACGTCGTGCTAAGGATTGCAAAATCGTCGCATTTCATCCTGGTACGACGGACACACCTTTGTCTAAGCCGTTCCAAAAAAATGTCCCGCAGGGTAAGTTGTTTAGTCCTGAGTTTGTGGCGCGTTCATGTTTGCAGGTAACTGAGGCGCTTGAGAACGATGGAGAGTTATCCTACGTTGATTGGCAGGGCAAAGAGATTGCGTTTTAG
- the astB gene encoding N-succinylarginine dihydrolase, giving the protein MKSFEANFDGLVGPTHNYAGLSEGNVASKSNANDISSPKSAALQGLQKMKALHDLGMVQGVFAPQERPDIFSLRRLGFSGTDANVLEKAYKEAPSLLSACCSASSMWTANAGTVSPSGDTLDGKVHFTPANLTNKFHRSLEPDTTGNILKSVFADDKYFAHHLHLNDNDHFGDEGAANHTRLCSNYGEQGVEIFTFGKYAFNSNMPAPKKYPARQTLEASRAVARLHGLSDDKVVYVQQNPDVIDQGVFHNDVISVGNQNVLFYHEQAFLNTEAFLAEVQQKFGSDDVHFIKVATDQVSVDDCVNTYLFNTQIITLPNGDMIIIAPMHCHDNPSVKAYLDDLVTQNTPIKQVKYFDVNESMKNGGGPACLRLRIAMNEAELNAVNPNCLMSDSLYSTLTAWVNKYYRDTLSFDDLRDPQLLLESRAALDELTQILKIGSVYRFQQ; this is encoded by the coding sequence ATGAAAAGTTTTGAAGCAAATTTTGACGGATTGGTAGGACCAACTCACAATTATGCCGGTTTGTCAGAAGGTAATGTTGCGTCAAAATCGAACGCAAATGACATATCCAGTCCAAAGAGTGCAGCATTACAAGGCCTTCAAAAAATGAAAGCGTTGCATGATTTAGGAATGGTACAAGGGGTATTTGCACCGCAAGAGCGTCCTGATATTTTTTCCTTACGTCGTTTAGGTTTTTCAGGTACCGATGCTAATGTGCTTGAAAAAGCCTACAAAGAAGCACCATCGTTATTATCAGCATGCTGCAGTGCATCAAGCATGTGGACCGCTAACGCAGGCACCGTGTCGCCATCAGGTGATACCTTAGACGGTAAAGTGCATTTCACACCCGCTAACCTGACTAATAAATTTCATCGTTCATTAGAGCCTGATACAACCGGTAATATCCTTAAAAGTGTGTTTGCCGATGACAAGTACTTTGCCCATCACCTACATCTTAATGACAATGACCATTTTGGTGATGAAGGTGCGGCGAACCATACGCGCCTGTGTTCAAACTATGGCGAACAAGGTGTTGAAATATTCACCTTTGGTAAATACGCGTTTAACAGCAATATGCCGGCACCAAAGAAGTATCCAGCGCGTCAAACGCTAGAAGCGAGTCGTGCCGTCGCGCGTCTGCACGGATTGAGCGATGACAAAGTGGTGTACGTACAGCAAAACCCTGATGTTATCGATCAAGGTGTATTCCATAATGACGTTATCAGTGTCGGTAACCAAAATGTGTTGTTCTACCATGAGCAGGCGTTTTTAAATACCGAAGCTTTTTTAGCTGAAGTACAGCAAAAATTTGGCTCTGATGATGTGCACTTTATTAAAGTGGCAACGGATCAAGTCAGTGTTGATGATTGTGTTAATACCTATTTGTTTAATACCCAAATCATTACCTTGCCTAATGGTGATATGATCATCATTGCGCCAATGCATTGTCATGATAACCCAAGCGTGAAAGCCTACTTAGATGACTTAGTGACGCAAAATACACCAATCAAACAGGTTAAGTACTTTGATGTAAATGAAAGTATGAAAAACGGTGGTGGCCCAGCATGTCTGCGTTTGCGTATTGCTATGAACGAAGCGGAGTTAAATGCGGTTAACCCTAATTGTTTGATGTCTGACAGCTTATACAGCACATTAACGGCTTGGGTAAACAAGTATTATCGTGACACCTTAAGCTTTGATGATTTGCGTGATCCACAGTTGTTGCTTGAATCAAGAGCGGCATTGGATGAGTTAACGCAAATTTTGAAAATCGGTTCTGTGTACCGTTTCCAACAGTAA
- a CDS encoding TonB-dependent receptor domain-containing protein has product MKNNKRFTVNKLSLTLTAGVSAFSSAAQQQHVDEQMLVTANRTTQQQFTALSSAQIITSEQISRLQVENVAALLDTVAGINIASQGGGGQVQSIFTRGANANHTLILVDGVRVNSATLGYTNISTISPAQIERIEVVKGPRAALWGSDAIGGVIQIFSKQYAAGEGAINIIAGSHSYQHADAAIGLGNETHQLTVSVAGEDSDGFNAYSSDPYPYDVNEPDDDGYDRLSASINGKSQLNQRFSVSLVGRIEEGGSEYDASYPESPCWDDPTSICPAFYANEQEHDNYSVKVGGEYAGDLLTTQLSYGKSQDQATTFGNGIKKSNGDEIKTERDQVSLISLWQVNPNASLTLGGDYYEEQVSTNTDKDPWTPGFQGWAIDERDVTAVFVQTQIKQDQWLAEAAYRYDDIEHTGSENTYNVSLGYQINANTLVSATRSTGFKAPSFNDLYWPGSGNPDLKPEQVDSSEILLRHRFLFPHLQGQFEAVVFESDIEDLIAWAPNQFGLWQPENINNANIKGAELSATLATSLFTHTVSFAYIETEDESTGLELLRRPEKTASYQIDFDWQQLMLTALVNYHDDSQDSAGELDSFVVVDIAASYQLTNALSVNAKFNNVFDEDYQTVMNYQADGSNYKVGLSYQF; this is encoded by the coding sequence ATGAAAAATAATAAACGATTTACCGTAAATAAACTGAGTTTGACTTTAACCGCTGGTGTAAGCGCATTTAGCAGCGCAGCACAACAGCAACACGTTGATGAGCAAATGCTGGTCACGGCAAACAGAACAACACAGCAACAATTTACTGCATTATCTAGCGCGCAGATCATTACCAGCGAGCAAATCAGTCGATTGCAGGTTGAAAACGTAGCGGCATTGCTAGACACCGTTGCAGGTATTAATATCGCCAGCCAAGGTGGTGGCGGCCAAGTGCAATCTATTTTTACTCGTGGTGCCAACGCCAATCATACCTTGATTTTGGTTGATGGCGTGCGTGTAAATTCAGCGACATTAGGCTACACCAATATATCGACCATTAGTCCTGCGCAAATAGAACGAATTGAAGTCGTTAAAGGCCCTCGCGCCGCACTTTGGGGCAGCGATGCCATAGGTGGTGTGATTCAAATCTTCAGCAAACAATATGCTGCAGGCGAAGGGGCGATTAATATCATTGCCGGTTCGCATAGTTACCAACACGCTGATGCGGCGATTGGTTTGGGTAATGAAACCCATCAATTAACCGTATCGGTTGCCGGAGAAGACAGCGATGGCTTTAATGCATACAGCAGCGATCCTTACCCATATGACGTTAATGAGCCTGATGATGATGGTTACGACCGATTGTCAGCCAGCATAAATGGTAAATCTCAACTTAACCAACGCTTCAGTGTTTCGCTGGTCGGTCGCATTGAAGAAGGCGGCAGTGAATACGACGCCAGTTATCCGGAAAGTCCTTGTTGGGACGATCCAACCAGCATTTGCCCAGCGTTTTATGCCAATGAACAAGAGCATGACAATTACAGCGTCAAAGTTGGCGGTGAATACGCAGGTGATCTGCTGACCACGCAATTGAGCTACGGCAAGAGTCAAGACCAAGCAACCACTTTTGGTAATGGCATCAAAAAAAGCAATGGTGATGAAATCAAAACCGAGCGCGATCAAGTTAGCTTGATCAGCCTTTGGCAAGTTAACCCTAATGCCAGCCTGACTTTAGGTGGTGATTATTATGAAGAGCAGGTTTCAACCAACACCGACAAAGATCCGTGGACTCCAGGATTTCAAGGTTGGGCGATTGACGAGCGCGATGTGACCGCGGTATTTGTGCAGACTCAAATCAAACAAGATCAATGGCTTGCTGAAGCAGCATACCGTTATGATGACATTGAACACACAGGCAGCGAAAACACCTACAATGTCAGTCTCGGTTATCAAATTAATGCCAATACGCTAGTGTCAGCAACACGCAGTACAGGCTTTAAAGCGCCGTCGTTTAACGACCTTTATTGGCCGGGTTCGGGGAATCCAGACCTAAAGCCTGAACAAGTAGACAGCAGCGAAATACTATTACGTCATCGTTTTTTATTTCCTCACCTACAAGGTCAGTTTGAAGCGGTTGTGTTTGAATCAGACATTGAAGATTTAATCGCTTGGGCGCCAAATCAATTTGGTTTATGGCAGCCAGAAAACATCAATAATGCCAATATCAAAGGCGCTGAACTGTCGGCAACATTGGCAACCAGCCTATTTACTCACACCGTCAGTTTTGCCTATATCGAAACCGAAGATGAAAGCACAGGGTTAGAGTTGTTGCGTCGTCCGGAGAAAACCGCCAGTTATCAAATAGACTTTGATTGGCAGCAATTGATGTTAACCGCCTTGGTGAATTACCATGATGACAGTCAAGACTCTGCTGGAGAATTAGACTCTTTTGTGGTGGTCGATATCGCGGCAAGTTATCAGCTAACCAATGCCTTGTCGGTCAACGCCAAGTTTAACAACGTCTTTGATGAGGATTACCAAACGGTGATGAACTATCAAGCGGATGGCAGCAATTACAAAGTTGGATTAAGTTACCAATTCTAA
- a CDS encoding acetolactate synthase 3 large subunit → MSTKELYSGAVLLTKSLAELDVEFIFGYPGGSVLDIYDAIFQQDKVSHILVRHEQAATHMADGYTRATGKTGVVLATSGPGNTNCVTGIANAYMDSIPMVVLAGQVASNLIGGDAFQETDIVGCSRPIVKHSFACRDVNEIPNVLAKAFYLAESGRPGPVVIELPKDILNPDIKVEYKMNKDVKIRSYNPTEKGHSKQIKKAVDTIINAKRLVVYTGGGIILSDCSNTLTELVERLNAPCTNTLMGLGGISGLHPNFIGMLGMHGSVEANKAMANSDVILAIGARFDDRVTNKVEKFCPNSTIIHVDIDPTSISKTVNAHIPIVGYADVVIDQLLKQLDEVGHKPDSDHFANWWQEIEQWRQLNSFSYETHPDKIKPQQVVESVYKHTNGDAYVTSDVGQHQMFAAQYYPFKEPRKWINSGGLGTMGFGFPAAMGVKVAFPEADVVCVTGDGSIQMNIQELATCLQYNIPVVIVALNNRSLGMVRQWQDMIYGGRHSQSYMESLPDFVKLVEAYGHVGMQVNHPDELDAAMEKAFSMKNRLVFVDVLVDETEHVYPMQMRFGAVDDMWLKKGEKV, encoded by the coding sequence ATGAGTACAAAAGAGCTTTATTCAGGCGCAGTTTTATTGACCAAGTCGCTGGCCGAATTGGATGTTGAATTCATATTTGGTTACCCCGGCGGTTCGGTTTTGGATATCTATGATGCGATTTTCCAACAAGACAAAGTAAGTCATATTCTTGTGCGCCATGAACAAGCGGCAACGCATATGGCTGACGGTTACACCCGCGCCACCGGTAAAACGGGTGTTGTACTCGCAACATCAGGGCCTGGTAACACCAACTGTGTCACGGGTATCGCCAATGCCTATATGGATTCAATCCCTATGGTTGTGCTAGCAGGTCAAGTTGCATCTAACCTGATTGGCGGTGACGCGTTTCAGGAAACCGATATTGTCGGTTGTTCACGACCTATCGTTAAACACAGTTTTGCCTGCCGTGATGTTAATGAAATTCCAAATGTTTTAGCCAAGGCGTTTTACCTGGCTGAATCGGGTCGACCTGGTCCTGTGGTTATCGAGCTGCCAAAAGATATCCTCAACCCGGACATTAAGGTTGAGTACAAAATGAATAAAGACGTTAAAATCCGCTCTTATAATCCGACGGAAAAAGGTCACAGTAAGCAAATCAAAAAAGCGGTTGATACCATCATCAATGCCAAGCGTTTGGTGGTTTATACCGGTGGCGGCATCATATTGTCCGATTGCTCCAACACCCTAACCGAATTAGTAGAACGTTTAAACGCGCCATGCACCAACACCTTAATGGGATTAGGCGGCATAAGTGGCCTGCACCCAAACTTTATCGGCATGTTAGGTATGCATGGTAGTGTAGAAGCGAATAAGGCGATGGCCAATTCGGACGTGATTTTAGCCATTGGTGCGCGCTTTGATGACCGTGTTACCAACAAAGTGGAAAAGTTTTGCCCTAACTCAACCATTATTCATGTTGATATCGACCCAACGTCAATTTCAAAAACCGTTAATGCGCACATTCCTATTGTTGGTTATGCCGATGTGGTAATTGACCAATTATTAAAACAGCTGGACGAAGTGGGTCATAAACCTGACAGCGATCATTTCGCCAACTGGTGGCAGGAAATTGAGCAATGGCGTCAATTGAACAGCTTTAGCTACGAAACGCACCCTGACAAAATCAAGCCACAACAGGTTGTCGAATCTGTTTATAAGCACACCAACGGTGATGCCTATGTGACGTCAGACGTTGGCCAGCATCAGATGTTTGCCGCGCAATACTACCCGTTTAAAGAACCACGTAAGTGGATTAACTCAGGTGGTTTGGGCACCATGGGATTTGGTTTCCCTGCAGCTATGGGGGTGAAGGTTGCCTTCCCTGAAGCAGACGTGGTGTGTGTTACAGGTGATGGTTCAATTCAAATGAACATTCAGGAATTGGCTACGTGTCTGCAATATAACATTCCCGTTGTTATTGTCGCTTTGAATAACCGCTCGCTAGGTATGGTACGACAATGGCAAGACATGATTTATGGTGGTCGCCACTCACAATCGTATATGGAATCTTTACCGGACTTTGTCAAACTGGTGGAGGCCTATGGCCACGTCGGAATGCAAGTGAATCACCCTGATGAATTAGATGCTGCCATGGAAAAAGCATTTTCAATGAAAAATCGTTTGGTCTTTGTTGACGTATTGGTTGACGAAACGGAACACGTTTACCCTATGCAAATGCGTTTTGGCGCTGTTGATGATATGTGGTTGAAGAAAGGAGAAAAAGTATAA
- a CDS encoding DUF3429 domain-containing protein: MTDKSKHHLAIVLGYAGLAPFVLLSAFLVFSANKELNSEFLLPLFEHYSALILVFLCGSLWAETLIGKSLGSGKTLLIIANLVMIIVWLVSALPVFTDLTVRMAIYSSMYVALVISENRLRNFVDDSSLIDGYQTYQKMRWRLSMVVLACHLAVASFTQG, translated from the coding sequence ATGACTGATAAAAGTAAACACCACCTCGCCATCGTGCTTGGCTATGCAGGGCTTGCACCGTTTGTCTTGCTTAGCGCCTTTCTCGTGTTCAGCGCGAACAAGGAGCTGAATAGCGAGTTTTTGTTGCCATTGTTTGAGCACTACAGTGCATTGATATTGGTATTTTTATGCGGTTCGTTGTGGGCGGAAACGTTGATTGGTAAAAGCTTAGGCAGTGGTAAAACCTTACTCATTATTGCCAACTTAGTGATGATCATTGTTTGGTTGGTGTCGGCGCTACCGGTTTTTACTGATCTTACGGTACGAATGGCGATCTACAGTAGCATGTATGTGGCGCTGGTGATCAGTGAAAATCGTCTGCGTAATTTTGTTGACGACAGCAGCCTCATAGACGGTTATCAAACCTACCAAAAAATGCGTTGGCGGCTTTCTATGGTGGTTCTTGCTTGCCATTTAGCGGTTGCCAGCTTTACACAAGGGTAG
- the ilvN gene encoding acetolactate synthase small subunit, whose product MRRILSVLLENEPGALSRIVGLFSQRAFNIDSLNVAQTDDATLSRITITTYGDDQVLEQITKQVNKLVDVLRVSDLTDRQHIEREIALVKVLAMNPKTRAEVKRLSEIFRADIIDVGKQIYTVQITGDDDKISSFIEILKNETEIIEVVRSGTVGIARGEKALRGK is encoded by the coding sequence ATGCGACGTATTTTATCTGTATTACTGGAAAATGAACCAGGTGCGTTGTCGCGTATCGTCGGCCTTTTTTCACAACGAGCGTTTAATATTGACAGCCTTAACGTGGCACAAACTGACGATGCCACTTTATCTCGCATCACCATTACCACCTATGGTGATGATCAAGTATTGGAGCAAATTACCAAACAAGTTAATAAGCTTGTCGATGTCTTACGCGTATCGGATTTAACCGATCGCCAGCACATTGAACGTGAAATCGCGTTAGTTAAAGTATTGGCGATGAACCCTAAAACCCGTGCCGAAGTAAAGCGACTGAGTGAGATTTTCCGTGCCGACATTATTGATGTGGGCAAGCAAATCTATACCGTGCAAATAACCGGTGATGACGACAAGATTTCATCGTTTATTGAAATCCTAAAAAATGAAACGGAAATCATCGAAGTGGTTCGTTCAGGTACCGTTGGTATCGCTCGTGGTGAAAAAGCGTTGCGCGGCAAATAA
- a CDS encoding cobalamin-binding protein, whose amino-acid sequence MGNNTAGLIGSCQLKLKRAIQIVAALTCVLPIAVNALPDEVSSDARLADDVKTGPSIRIIALAPHIVEMLDDIGAYEQIIAASEHSDHPAKAKQLPRVGNYARLSIEKILLLQPDIIIAWKTGVPMSDIEQLQKHGLTVVYSDPRQLEDVAKEFQWLGKLTGRRDIAEQKAKEYRTRLANLRQQYQDKQRIKVFYELWPKPLTTVAGNAWPQQQLTVCGATNPFKDAISDYPQINLEQVIVANPSIIIQPTSSHGLASDAIDWQQYNSVRAAQHQQIIRPNADILHRMSYRLLDELQSLCQHIDNSRLYYRQRKQNH is encoded by the coding sequence ATGGGTAATAACACCGCTGGCTTGATAGGCTCATGTCAGCTCAAACTTAAACGAGCAATACAGATTGTCGCTGCACTCACCTGTGTGCTGCCTATCGCCGTCAATGCGTTGCCTGATGAGGTATCCAGCGATGCAAGGCTAGCTGATGATGTCAAAACCGGTCCGTCGATTCGAATTATCGCGCTTGCGCCGCATATTGTTGAGATGCTCGACGATATAGGTGCCTATGAGCAAATCATTGCCGCATCAGAACATTCGGACCACCCTGCCAAAGCCAAACAATTGCCGCGAGTTGGCAATTACGCCAGGCTGAGCATCGAAAAAATACTGTTATTGCAACCGGATATCATTATCGCTTGGAAAACTGGCGTACCAATGAGCGACATTGAACAACTGCAAAAACACGGGTTAACGGTAGTGTATTCTGATCCTCGCCAGCTAGAAGATGTTGCCAAGGAATTTCAATGGTTAGGCAAGCTAACAGGTCGTCGTGACATTGCCGAACAAAAAGCCAAAGAATACCGTACTCGGCTGGCGAACTTGCGTCAGCAATACCAAGACAAACAGCGTATCAAGGTGTTTTATGAGCTTTGGCCAAAACCGTTAACCACCGTCGCAGGCAATGCATGGCCGCAACAACAATTGACGGTATGCGGAGCGACCAACCCATTTAAAGATGCGATTTCAGACTACCCGCAAATCAATCTTGAACAAGTGATTGTTGCCAACCCAAGCATTATTATCCAGCCCACATCGAGTCACGGTTTGGCCAGTGATGCCATAGATTGGCAACAATACAACAGCGTTCGTGCAGCACAGCATCAACAAATCATTCGACCTAATGCCGATATCTTACATCGTATGAGTTATCGCCTACTGGATGAATTGCAGAGTCTGTGCCAGCACATTGACAACAGCCGATTATATTATCGGCAACGTAAGCAGAATCATTAG